Proteins co-encoded in one Bradyrhizobium sp. 170 genomic window:
- a CDS encoding CoA ester lyase has protein sequence MRSFLFVPGDSQRKFENAKKTAADALILDLEDSIAPDEKVGARRTVREMLDARNPNQKIYVRVNALDTDMTLGDLAAVMPGRPDGIVLPKCAGAADVNRLSLYLDAFEAAAGIEHGSTRIVTVATETARAVLKLLDFENMSPRLWGMMWGAEDLAASLGASRNRTGGRFHGPFLLARDLCLISAAAAGVVAIDTIATDINDLGALREESVAARQDGFLAKAVIHPKHVDVVNAAFMPTDEEIAWSEKVVKAFNDNPTSGVVKIDGKMIDKPHLRAAEKILALRVR, from the coding sequence ATGCGATCATTCCTGTTCGTTCCCGGCGACAGCCAGCGCAAGTTCGAAAACGCCAAGAAGACTGCGGCTGATGCGCTGATCCTCGATCTCGAGGATTCGATTGCGCCGGACGAGAAAGTCGGCGCGCGGCGTACGGTGCGCGAGATGCTCGATGCCCGGAATCCGAACCAGAAGATATATGTCCGCGTCAATGCGCTCGACACGGACATGACGCTTGGCGACCTCGCGGCCGTCATGCCGGGCCGGCCCGACGGCATCGTGCTGCCGAAATGCGCCGGCGCTGCGGACGTCAATCGTCTCTCGCTCTATCTCGATGCCTTCGAGGCCGCCGCCGGGATTGAACATGGCTCCACGAGAATAGTGACGGTGGCGACGGAGACAGCGAGGGCAGTGCTCAAGCTGCTCGACTTCGAGAACATGAGCCCGCGGCTGTGGGGCATGATGTGGGGTGCCGAGGATCTAGCGGCGTCGCTCGGCGCGTCGCGAAACCGCACCGGTGGCCGCTTCCACGGGCCGTTTCTACTGGCGCGCGACCTCTGTCTGATCAGTGCGGCTGCGGCCGGCGTCGTCGCCATCGACACCATTGCGACCGATATCAACGATCTCGGTGCGCTCAGGGAAGAGTCTGTCGCTGCGCGTCAGGACGGGTTCCTCGCCAAGGCCGTCATTCATCCCAAGCATGTCGACGTCGTCAATGCAGCCTTCATGCCGACGGATGAGGAGATCGCCTGGTCGGAGAAAGTGGTCAAGGCATTCAACGACAACCCGACTTCAGGCGTCGTGAAGATCGACGGCAAGATGATCGACAAGCCGCATTTGCGCGCGGCGGAAAAAATCCTGGCGTTGCGGGTACGGTAG
- a CDS encoding MaoC family dehydratase encodes MAGLYFEEFEVGREFHHEFSRTVTEMDNTMFSLLTMNPQPLHIDAHFSENTEFGQRLFNSIYTLGIMIGMSVYDTTLGTTIGNLGMTDVKFPKPVFHGDTLKAHTKIISKRESKSRPNQGIVEFEHTMTNQRDEVVASCRRTGLMHCKPKA; translated from the coding sequence ATGGCTGGATTGTATTTCGAGGAGTTCGAGGTCGGCCGGGAATTTCATCATGAATTCTCAAGGACCGTGACCGAGATGGACAACACGATGTTCAGCCTGCTGACCATGAACCCGCAGCCGCTGCATATCGATGCGCATTTCTCCGAAAATACCGAGTTCGGCCAGCGGCTATTCAACAGCATCTATACGCTCGGCATCATGATCGGGATGAGCGTTTACGATACGACGCTTGGCACCACGATCGGCAACCTCGGCATGACCGACGTTAAGTTTCCAAAGCCGGTGTTTCACGGCGATACGCTCAAGGCGCACACCAAAATTATCTCCAAGCGTGAAAGCAAGTCGCGGCCGAACCAGGGCATCGTCGAGTTCGAGCACACCATGACCAATCAGCGCGACGAGGTGGTGGCAAGTTGTCGCCGCACCGGCCTGATGCATTGCAAACCGAAGGCGTAG